In Massilia violaceinigra, one DNA window encodes the following:
- a CDS encoding antibiotic biosynthesis monooxygenase family protein encodes MFARVTHVQAKPEKLAEIVALYNDSVLPVLQQLQGFKSTFLLTDPASGKGMSITLWETEADRLAGDSDPALRDPIVAVMPLLAAAPVAQGFDAISLT; translated from the coding sequence ATGTTTGCAAGAGTTACCCATGTTCAAGCCAAGCCGGAAAAACTCGCCGAGATCGTGGCGCTGTACAACGATTCGGTGCTGCCGGTTCTTCAACAGTTACAAGGATTCAAGTCAACCTTTCTCCTGACCGATCCGGCCAGCGGCAAAGGCATGTCGATTACCTTGTGGGAAACCGAGGCCGACCGCCTCGCCGGCGACAGCGACCCGGCCTTGCGCGACCCGATCGTCGCGGTCATGCCTCTACTGGCGGCGGCCCCGGTAGCGCAGGGTTTCGACGCCATCAGCCTGACATAA
- a CDS encoding TetR/AcrR family transcriptional regulator: protein MPSPRSPGQNRLSRDTWLDFGLAVLRDEGPQALKADPLCKRMGVSRGSFYWHFDSAGSFALAVLERWESIATDQIIRAIEEAADDALARLRLLLTNVGELDIGLYQAINTLGAQDPGAAQVLRRVHERRVAFVANLLEGLGFDAAEAATRAQLIYAWAMGELLTREPGRNAFSAAQIDAVERLLMRR, encoded by the coding sequence ATGCCGTCCCCCCGTTCTCCCGGACAAAATCGTTTATCGCGCGACACCTGGCTCGACTTCGGCCTGGCCGTGTTGCGCGACGAGGGCCCGCAAGCCTTGAAGGCCGATCCGCTGTGCAAGCGCATGGGAGTGAGCAGGGGAAGTTTTTATTGGCATTTCGATAGCGCCGGCAGCTTTGCGCTGGCCGTGCTCGAGCGCTGGGAATCGATCGCCACCGACCAGATCATCCGCGCCATTGAAGAGGCCGCGGACGATGCGCTGGCGCGGCTGCGTCTTTTGTTGACGAACGTGGGCGAACTCGATATCGGCCTGTACCAGGCCATCAACACGCTCGGCGCGCAAGACCCGGGCGCGGCCCAGGTGCTGCGCCGGGTGCACGAGCGCCGTGTCGCGTTCGTGGCGAACTTGCTGGAGGGGCTTGGTTTTGACGCGGCCGAGGCAGCCACGCGGGCGCAACTGATCTACGCCTGGGCCATGGGCGAATTGCTCACGCGCGAGCCGGGCCGCAACGCTTTTTCAGCGGCCCAGATCGATGCGGTCGAACGCTTGCTGATGCGGCGCTAG
- a CDS encoding P-II family nitrogen regulator has translation MKMITAIIKPFKLDEVREALSAINVQGITVTEVKGFGRQKGHTELYRGAEYVVDFLPKTKIEAAVDDAIVEQAIEAIEGAARTGKIGDGKIFVYNLEQVVRIRTGETGNEAL, from the coding sequence ATGAAAATGATCACCGCCATTATCAAACCCTTCAAGCTGGACGAAGTGCGCGAAGCGCTCTCGGCCATCAACGTGCAAGGGATTACCGTTACCGAAGTCAAGGGCTTCGGACGCCAGAAAGGCCATACCGAGCTGTACCGCGGGGCCGAGTATGTGGTGGACTTCCTGCCCAAGACCAAGATCGAGGCGGCTGTGGACGACGCCATCGTTGAACAGGCCATCGAAGCCATCGAAGGCGCTGCGCGCACCGGCAAGATTGGCGACGGCAAGATTTTTGTCTATAACCTGGAACAGGTGGTGCGTATCCGCACTGGCGAAACCGGTAACGAAGCACTTTAA
- a CDS encoding TerC family protein: MNGLETIASAPMWAAFIVFVLVMLALDLFVFGGNKAHKVSVKEAGIWSLVWVSLAMLFNGGLWWYLKGTVGTEIADQKALEFFSGYLIEKALSVDNVFVFLLIFTAFQVPQQYQRRVLIYGVLGAIVMRAVMISAGAWVVSEFSWVLYLFGAFLLFTGLRMLVAVDQEPDVANNPVLRFARRHLRVAEGDHGERFFITKDGLRYVTPLFLVLLLIEVTDLVFAVDSIPAIFAITTDPFIVFTSNLFAILGLRALYFLLVDVADRFHLLKYGLAMVLTFIGTKMLIMPWYHVPVQASLTVVAVLIAASCVASLFITRKGGEK; encoded by the coding sequence ATGAACGGTTTAGAAACCATTGCAAGCGCCCCCATGTGGGCAGCTTTTATCGTCTTCGTGCTCGTCATGCTCGCCCTCGATCTGTTCGTATTCGGGGGCAACAAGGCGCACAAGGTGAGCGTGAAGGAGGCAGGCATCTGGTCGCTGGTGTGGGTGAGCCTGGCCATGCTGTTTAACGGTGGCCTGTGGTGGTACCTGAAGGGCACGGTAGGAACGGAGATCGCGGACCAAAAGGCATTGGAGTTTTTCTCGGGCTACCTGATCGAGAAAGCGCTGTCGGTGGATAACGTGTTCGTGTTCCTGCTGATATTCACCGCGTTTCAGGTGCCCCAGCAGTATCAGCGGCGCGTGCTGATCTACGGCGTGCTCGGTGCGATTGTCATGCGCGCAGTGATGATCTCGGCGGGCGCGTGGGTGGTCAGCGAGTTCAGCTGGGTCCTGTATCTGTTCGGTGCGTTCCTGCTCTTTACCGGCCTGCGCATGCTGGTCGCGGTCGACCAGGAGCCCGACGTGGCCAACAACCCGGTACTGCGCTTTGCCCGCCGCCATTTGCGTGTCGCAGAAGGCGACCACGGCGAACGGTTTTTCATCACCAAGGATGGACTGCGCTACGTCACGCCGCTGTTCCTGGTGCTGCTGCTCATTGAAGTGACGGACCTGGTGTTTGCGGTCGACTCGATTCCGGCGATTTTCGCCATTACGACCGATCCGTTCATCGTCTTCACTTCAAACCTGTTTGCCATACTTGGTCTGCGGGCACTGTACTTCCTGCTGGTCGATGTGGCCGATCGCTTCCACTTGCTCAAGTATGGCCTGGCCATGGTACTGACCTTCATCGGCACGAAAATGCTGATCATGCCGTGGTATCACGTGCCGGTGCAGGCATCGCTGACCGTCGTGGCCGTGCTCATTGCAGCAAGCTGT
- a CDS encoding accessory factor UbiK family protein produces MDMNSFFNDLQGKINQAIESSPAKDIEKNVKSMMTQGFSKLDLVTREEFDIQAQVLAKTRAKLEALEQRVTELEERLVPTKPQV; encoded by the coding sequence ATGGACATGAACAGCTTTTTCAACGACTTGCAGGGCAAGATCAACCAGGCCATCGAGAGTTCGCCGGCCAAGGATATCGAGAAGAACGTCAAAAGCATGATGACCCAGGGCTTTTCCAAGCTCGACCTGGTCACGCGCGAGGAATTCGATATCCAGGCGCAGGTGCTGGCCAAGACCCGCGCCAAGCTCGAAGCACTGGAACAGCGCGTCACCGAGCTCGAAGAACGCCTGGTGCCCACCAAGCCGCAGGTCTGA
- a CDS encoding TorF family putative porin gives MNKLSTPLSLAAALTLALATLGAPLAQAADAPAPDNVVSFNAALTSDYRYRGLSQTRMKPAVQGGADYSHTPSGAYAGVWASTIKWTKDLGGDGDVEIDLYGGKKGEITKGISYDVGGLYYGYPSNGLHPNANTFELYGQVGMGPVSLKYSHSTTNLFGTTDSKGSGYLDLSANLDLATGLVLNLHVGRQRVAHNDALSYNDAKIGLTKDFGFATVALAVISANTDMYVSPVNGKDLGRSRAVLTVSKTF, from the coding sequence ATGAATAAGCTGTCTACTCCGTTGTCTCTCGCCGCCGCGCTGACCCTGGCGCTGGCAACCCTGGGGGCACCGCTGGCCCAGGCTGCCGACGCGCCCGCGCCCGACAATGTGGTGAGCTTCAACGCTGCCCTGACCAGCGACTACCGCTACCGCGGCCTGTCGCAAACCCGCATGAAGCCGGCCGTGCAGGGCGGGGCCGACTACAGCCACACGCCGAGCGGCGCCTACGCCGGCGTCTGGGCGTCGACCATCAAGTGGACCAAGGACCTGGGCGGCGACGGCGATGTCGAAATCGACCTGTACGGCGGCAAGAAGGGGGAAATCACCAAAGGCATCAGCTACGACGTGGGCGGCCTGTACTACGGCTACCCGTCGAACGGCTTGCATCCGAACGCTAACACGTTCGAGCTGTACGGGCAGGTCGGCATGGGGCCGGTGTCCCTGAAGTATTCGCATTCGACCACCAACCTGTTCGGCACCACCGACAGCAAGGGCAGCGGCTACCTGGACCTGAGCGCCAATCTCGACCTGGCCACCGGCCTGGTGCTCAACCTGCACGTGGGACGCCAGCGCGTGGCCCACAACGATGCGCTCAGCTACAACGACGCCAAGATCGGCCTGACCAAGGACTTCGGTTTCGCCACGGTCGCGCTGGCCGTCATCAGCGCCAATACCGACATGTACGTCAGCCCGGTCAACGGCAAGGACCTGGGCCGTTCCCGCGCCGTGCTGACCGTGTCAAAAACTTTCTAA
- a CDS encoding ammonium transporter, translated as MNKTITKWLAGLAVLCAIGGVLPASAQDAPKPDTTAAVVTPVEAPATTALTPAATTASAAVPAAAAAPAPVPHKGDTTWMFISTVLVVLMTIPGLALFYGGLVRTKNMLSVLMQVFVVFALIIVLWCIYGYSLTFTAGNAVIGGFDRALLTGIFDPVKGTFAYAATFSKGVVIPEFIYVAFQGTFAAITCCLIVGAFAERIKFAAVIAFMVLWFTFGYLPIAHMVWFWTGPDAITDAATLATETAKAGWLFQKGALDFAGGTVVHINAAVAGLMGAILIGKRVGYGREAMAPHSLTMTMIGASLLWAGWFGFNAGSALEAGDIAALAFINTLLATACATLSWVFGEWITKGKPSMLGAASGAVAGLVAITPAAGFVGPMGGLVIGLLAGIICLWGVNGLKRLIGADDSLDVFGVHGLGGILGALLTGVFAAPSLGGQGIFDYVANKASAEYSIGGQVITQLTAVGTTILWSAVVSFIAYKLVDLVIGLRVPEEEEREGLDITSHGESAYHS; from the coding sequence ATGAATAAAACGATAACAAAGTGGCTGGCCGGACTTGCGGTGCTATGCGCAATCGGCGGCGTTTTGCCAGCCTCGGCCCAGGATGCTCCCAAGCCCGATACGACGGCCGCGGTCGTCACGCCGGTCGAGGCGCCCGCCACCACCGCGCTCACGCCGGCCGCCACCACCGCCAGTGCCGCCGTCCCGGCGGCGGCCGCCGCTCCGGCGCCGGTGCCGCATAAAGGCGACACCACCTGGATGTTCATTTCCACCGTGCTCGTGGTCCTGATGACGATTCCCGGGCTGGCGCTGTTTTACGGCGGCCTGGTGCGCACCAAGAACATGCTGTCGGTGCTGATGCAGGTATTCGTGGTGTTTGCGCTGATCATCGTGCTGTGGTGCATCTACGGCTACTCGTTGACATTTACGGCAGGAAACGCCGTGATTGGCGGCTTCGACCGGGCTTTGCTGACCGGTATCTTTGATCCGGTCAAGGGCACGTTCGCCTACGCCGCCACGTTCAGCAAGGGCGTGGTCATTCCGGAGTTCATTTATGTCGCCTTCCAGGGCACGTTTGCCGCGATTACCTGCTGCCTGATCGTCGGCGCCTTTGCCGAGCGCATCAAGTTTGCCGCCGTGATCGCCTTCATGGTGCTGTGGTTCACCTTCGGCTACCTGCCGATCGCCCACATGGTCTGGTTCTGGACCGGTCCGGACGCCATCACCGACGCCGCCACCCTGGCCACCGAAACCGCGAAAGCCGGCTGGCTGTTCCAAAAAGGTGCGCTCGATTTCGCCGGCGGCACCGTGGTGCACATCAATGCGGCAGTGGCCGGCCTGATGGGCGCCATCCTGATCGGCAAGCGCGTCGGCTACGGCCGCGAAGCCATGGCGCCGCACTCGCTGACCATGACCATGATCGGCGCCTCGCTGCTGTGGGCCGGCTGGTTCGGCTTTAACGCCGGCTCGGCACTGGAAGCGGGCGACATCGCCGCGCTGGCCTTCATCAACACCCTGCTGGCCACCGCCTGCGCCACCCTGTCGTGGGTGTTCGGCGAGTGGATCACCAAGGGCAAGCCATCGATGCTGGGCGCCGCTTCCGGCGCGGTAGCCGGCCTGGTGGCGATCACCCCGGCGGCCGGCTTCGTCGGCCCGATGGGCGGCTTGGTCATTGGTTTGCTGGCTGGTATTATCTGCCTGTGGGGAGTGAACGGCCTCAAGCGCCTGATCGGCGCCGACGACTCGCTCGACGTGTTCGGCGTGCACGGCCTGGGCGGTATCCTGGGTGCCTTGCTGACCGGCGTGTTTGCCGCGCCATCCTTGGGCGGACAGGGCATTTTCGACTACGTTGCCAACAAGGCATCGGCGGAATATTCGATCGGCGGCCAGGTCATCACGCAGCTGACCGCGGTCGGCACCACGATCTTGTGGTCGGCGGTGGTGTCCTTCATTGCCTACAAACTGGTGGACCTGGTGATCGGTCTGCGCGTACCGGAAGAAGAAGAACGGGAAGGGCTCGACATCACGAGTCACGGCGAATCGGCCTACCATTCCTGA
- a CDS encoding HPF/RaiA family ribosome-associated protein, with protein MRVTIQANGFVLTEALRSYTEQRLAIALGWAGQHMRRLAVSLSDINGPRGGIDKRCKIQVQLGGGKEVIIEDTEADLYSAIDRATDRADRAVVRQVERKRDFTHTRLAATQAPDMDRDGDLRDLDDDAAS; from the coding sequence ATGCGCGTCACCATTCAGGCAAACGGATTTGTACTCACCGAGGCATTGCGTTCGTACACCGAGCAGCGCCTGGCCATCGCCTTAGGCTGGGCCGGCCAGCATATGCGCAGGCTGGCGGTGTCGCTGTCCGACATCAACGGCCCGCGCGGCGGCATCGACAAACGCTGCAAGATCCAGGTGCAGCTCGGCGGGGGCAAGGAAGTGATCATCGAAGATACGGAAGCCGATCTTTACAGCGCCATCGACCGCGCTACGGATCGCGCCGACCGCGCGGTGGTGCGGCAGGTTGAGCGCAAGCGTGACTTTACCCACACCCGCCTGGCGGCGACCCAGGCGCCGGATATGGACCGCGACGGCGATCTGCGCGACCTGGATGACGACGCGGCAAGCTAA
- a CDS encoding alginate lyase family protein produces MPPVNHRPALSILALSIALSACGGSSSSNKVGPDAQASVNLPSAAAPVPTAPATPPAAVIPDTVPVAGPPEAAPALPGAVPVADDSPVGDPVATKPIMVPTPAVLIPAPSTPPVAAVPVVTPPAVVPPAITPPVVAPPVVTPPVVTPPVVTPPVVTPPVVKPPVVVTPSVVAPPVVTPPVITPPVVTPPAVVPIAVPAAWTTGVTSFVHPGIGYNAADLAQYKAHVLAGEEPWASGYHHLGGRTPLNYAMLGPFAIANRNFDLNRGAFERDMQMAYNHALMWYVSGNSAHEEKSISILDAWATTNTSLDGVEAALMLGDYSGRAIVAADILRGLYPGWTATHTAHMKSWLENVWWRRLQVGGSSAIGTALGNGSLLKPCNQGGLALKAALAVAVFLDSPLKFDQVINAYLSDPGGLDQIMSNGEVGDTGRDQGHAHGQIATYGAIAETAWKQGIDLYSLRNNRLLAAGEYYANYNLGKPFTFNPVSCGYGYYTQIGAQPLQTMPANLFETLYTHYVVRKGLKAPNVAEYRELAKSRGEAGPYSGPYSGQVYRRTKDSSTARALTFPFTPPVMTAATSFTQADLGKVQTPGSATNTGANWKMTASGAGAEKGYHFAYKELKGDVEVIATVTDPGALSTGVAGIMIRSSLDARPATAAAQIYVAPASSGNGTHLFWRVGTQHYGGYHAARRFTSAVAPMSLKLVRHGNFVYAYLSSNGGTDWSAIGTIIYPELSDTLYVGIFSASGDPVATTTASFENVKIGSKPGSLVAPPTKVSASARSGGVAVQWAASPMARSYDVLRATNASGPFERVGTELTGTSFVDAGATGSAAYFYVVKASTYSGLSAPSAVASLPAR; encoded by the coding sequence ATGCCCCCCGTCAATCATCGCCCCGCCTTGTCCATCCTGGCGCTGTCCATCGCTCTTTCCGCCTGCGGTGGATCGTCATCTTCGAATAAAGTGGGTCCGGACGCGCAAGCCTCGGTGAACCTGCCGTCCGCTGCCGCGCCAGTGCCGACGGCACCGGCCACGCCACCCGCAGCTGTTATTCCCGACACCGTGCCGGTCGCCGGCCCGCCGGAAGCGGCTCCTGCTTTGCCTGGCGCTGTTCCGGTGGCCGATGACAGCCCGGTTGGCGACCCCGTGGCCACCAAACCGATCATGGTACCGACGCCGGCTGTGCTCATTCCTGCGCCGTCCACGCCGCCGGTTGCTGCCGTGCCTGTGGTCACTCCGCCAGCCGTTGTTCCGCCGGCAATCACCCCGCCGGTGGTCGCACCGCCGGTCGTCACGCCGCCAGTCGTCACGCCGCCAGTCGTCACGCCGCCGGTGGTCACCCCACCTGTCGTCAAGCCGCCGGTCGTCGTCACCCCATCCGTGGTCGCTCCACCGGTCGTCACGCCACCGGTGATTACGCCGCCGGTCGTTACCCCGCCGGCTGTGGTCCCGATCGCCGTGCCGGCTGCCTGGACCACGGGCGTGACCAGCTTCGTGCACCCCGGCATTGGCTACAACGCGGCCGACCTGGCGCAATACAAGGCGCACGTGCTCGCTGGCGAGGAGCCGTGGGCCAGCGGCTACCACCATCTCGGCGGGCGCACACCCCTGAACTACGCGATGCTCGGCCCGTTCGCCATCGCCAACCGCAATTTCGACCTGAACCGCGGCGCCTTCGAGCGCGACATGCAGATGGCCTACAACCACGCGCTGATGTGGTACGTCTCGGGCAACAGCGCGCACGAGGAAAAGTCGATCTCGATCCTCGACGCCTGGGCCACCACCAACACCTCGCTCGATGGCGTCGAGGCCGCGCTGATGCTGGGCGACTATTCCGGCCGCGCCATCGTCGCCGCCGACATTCTGCGCGGCCTGTATCCCGGCTGGACCGCGACCCATACGGCGCACATGAAGTCCTGGCTCGAGAATGTCTGGTGGCGCCGCCTGCAGGTCGGCGGCAGTTCCGCGATCGGCACCGCGCTCGGCAACGGCAGCCTGCTCAAGCCATGCAACCAGGGCGGGCTGGCGCTCAAGGCCGCGCTGGCGGTGGCGGTATTCCTCGACAGCCCGCTCAAGTTCGACCAGGTCATCAACGCTTACCTCAGCGATCCGGGCGGGCTCGACCAGATCATGTCGAATGGCGAGGTGGGCGATACCGGCCGCGACCAGGGTCACGCACACGGCCAGATCGCCACCTACGGCGCGATTGCCGAAACCGCCTGGAAGCAGGGCATCGACCTGTATTCTCTGCGTAACAACCGCTTGCTGGCGGCCGGCGAATACTACGCCAACTACAACCTGGGCAAGCCGTTCACGTTTAATCCGGTCTCGTGCGGCTACGGTTACTACACCCAGATCGGCGCCCAGCCCCTCCAGACCATGCCGGCTAACCTGTTCGAGACCTTGTACACGCACTACGTGGTGCGCAAGGGCCTGAAGGCGCCGAATGTCGCGGAATACCGCGAGCTGGCCAAATCGCGCGGCGAAGCCGGTCCGTACAGCGGTCCGTACTCGGGCCAGGTTTACCGCCGCACCAAGGACAGCTCGACCGCACGCGCGCTAACGTTCCCGTTCACCCCGCCGGTGATGACGGCGGCGACCAGCTTCACCCAGGCCGACCTGGGCAAGGTCCAGACGCCGGGCAGCGCCACCAATACCGGCGCGAACTGGAAGATGACGGCCTCCGGCGCCGGTGCCGAGAAGGGCTATCACTTCGCGTACAAGGAGCTCAAGGGCGACGTCGAAGTCATCGCCACCGTCACCGATCCGGGGGCGCTGAGCACCGGCGTGGCCGGCATCATGATCCGCAGTTCGCTCGACGCGCGTCCCGCCACGGCGGCGGCCCAAATTTACGTGGCGCCGGCCAGTTCCGGCAACGGCACGCATCTGTTCTGGCGCGTCGGAACGCAGCACTACGGCGGCTACCATGCGGCGCGCCGGTTCACATCGGCGGTGGCGCCGATGTCGCTCAAGCTGGTGCGGCACGGTAATTTCGTCTATGCCTACCTGTCGAGCAACGGCGGGACCGACTGGTCGGCCATCGGCACCATCATTTATCCGGAACTGTCCGATACCTTGTATGTCGGCATTTTCTCGGCCTCGGGCGATCCGGTGGCCACCACCACCGCCAGTTTCGAGAACGTGAAAATCGGATCGAAGCCCGGCAGCCTGGTGGCGCCGCCCACCAAGGTCAGCGCCAGCGCGCGCAGCGGCGGCGTCGCGGTGCAGTGGGCGGCCAGCCCGATGGCGCGCAGCTACGATGTGTTGCGCGCTACTAACGCAAGCGGGCCGTTCGAGCGGGTCGGGACCGAGCTGACCGGCACCAGTTTCGTCGACGCGGGCGCTACCGGTAGTGCGGCCTACTTTTATGTGGTCAAGGCATCGACTTACAGCGGCCTGAGCGCACCATCCGCGGTGGCGAGCCTGCCGGCGCGCTAA
- the nhaR gene encoding transcriptional activator NhaR, with translation MSSLNFKHLRYFWMVAKTGSIAKAATQLHLTPQSISGQLSEFADTLGVELFRRVGRNLELTETGRRILSYAEDIFTTGDELLDLVRDKTFTTTITFRVGCADSVSKLIACRLVEPALKLGEPVKLICREGRLASLVADLAVHRLDLIIADRPMPSHLSVRGFNHLLGESGMTVFATAALAKELGEGFPACLNGAPMLLPGEDFAIHQRVLQWLEKSQVHPRVVGEFDDSAMIKAFGQSGAGVFFAPTVIARQVSDQYRVVPLGRVDSLVEQVYAITTERRMSHPATLAISTMARNTLFA, from the coding sequence ATGTCATCATTGAATTTCAAGCACCTGCGCTATTTCTGGATGGTGGCGAAAACCGGCAGCATTGCCAAGGCTGCCACGCAGCTGCATCTCACGCCACAGTCCATTTCCGGCCAGCTCTCCGAATTTGCCGACACGCTTGGCGTGGAGCTGTTCCGCCGTGTCGGACGCAACCTGGAACTGACCGAAACCGGGCGGCGCATCCTGAGCTATGCCGAAGACATTTTCACCACCGGCGACGAACTGCTTGACCTCGTGCGCGACAAGACGTTCACCACGACGATTACTTTCCGTGTCGGCTGCGCCGATTCGGTATCAAAACTGATTGCCTGCCGGCTGGTGGAACCGGCCCTGAAACTAGGGGAACCGGTCAAGCTGATCTGCCGCGAAGGCAGGCTCGCCAGCCTGGTGGCGGACCTGGCGGTTCACCGGCTCGATCTCATCATTGCCGATCGCCCCATGCCGAGTCACCTCAGCGTGCGCGGCTTCAATCACCTGCTCGGTGAAAGCGGCATGACCGTGTTTGCCACCGCGGCGCTGGCGAAGGAGCTTGGTGAAGGATTTCCGGCTTGCCTGAACGGCGCTCCCATGCTGCTGCCCGGCGAAGACTTCGCCATCCATCAGCGCGTCTTGCAGTGGCTGGAAAAGAGCCAGGTGCATCCGCGCGTGGTTGGCGAGTTCGATGACAGCGCGATGATCAAGGCCTTCGGCCAGTCCGGGGCGGGGGTCTTTTTTGCACCGACCGTGATTGCCCGCCAGGTCAGCGATCAATACCGGGTGGTGCCGCTCGGCCGGGTCGATTCGCTGGTCGAACAGGTGTACGCCATCACCACGGAACGCCGGATGAGCCATCCTGCCACGTTGGCAATCAGCACAATGGCGCGCAACACACTGTTTGCCTGA
- a CDS encoding DUF7832 domain-containing protein, whose protein sequence is MDFDVAAWEKEIGRPVPPLMAKFFTWLAPYEYGDLGYFELAPENLAGGTAWEGMERWGDSTWGFISLPDGSLIGLCEAVQPPAVVHIGSEGELRTLSDSFEAFLLAIDAGETDTEIDLGDDELEPEQVAARKAFKSWLNKSKIAAPAVSGQFDFSAYAAGDPPERRAPPTQQGAAPVMDPGYLSHIDGMGERLKMLCSLVGRTAADPELCAVAEQIFGKAPPQSIGNAKHDDSIWLTAKKADVSFLFSRKVLNPNYAPVPISNKAICPFLESVFLGDAYSEPVLFGLHGDALWDAIAQRLPQQYKETVDEDGEVEKACTLPLDPARDTELRLWMNNGRTNACVQIAQGRELARPEAANQIHSGAGLFMQWALENGWLERAMFPGQDELIDSMRRREARPSQLVQLGLTRGLWDTHLTDEPGLRQFAYIYFHNMDGIWINADLKTMFGKRQGQYGHDEPVLDDDPVEIYDALFALFTKQFATWKQANSQELA, encoded by the coding sequence ATGGATTTTGACGTAGCGGCATGGGAAAAAGAGATCGGCCGGCCAGTACCACCCCTCATGGCCAAGTTCTTCACATGGCTCGCGCCCTATGAATACGGCGACCTCGGCTACTTCGAGCTGGCGCCGGAAAACCTGGCCGGCGGTACCGCCTGGGAAGGCATGGAGCGCTGGGGCGACAGCACCTGGGGCTTCATCAGCCTGCCCGACGGTTCCCTGATCGGCCTGTGCGAAGCGGTGCAGCCGCCTGCCGTCGTGCATATCGGTTCCGAGGGCGAACTGCGAACCCTCTCCGACTCGTTCGAAGCCTTCCTGCTGGCCATCGACGCAGGCGAAACCGACACCGAGATCGATCTCGGCGACGATGAGCTGGAACCGGAGCAGGTGGCTGCGCGCAAGGCATTCAAATCCTGGCTCAACAAGAGCAAGATCGCCGCGCCGGCCGTGAGCGGGCAGTTCGACTTTTCCGCCTACGCCGCAGGTGATCCGCCGGAACGCCGCGCGCCGCCCACGCAGCAGGGCGCCGCGCCCGTCATGGACCCCGGCTACCTGAGCCACATCGACGGCATGGGCGAGCGCCTCAAGATGTTGTGCAGCCTGGTGGGCCGCACCGCCGCCGATCCCGAACTGTGCGCCGTCGCCGAACAGATCTTCGGCAAGGCGCCGCCCCAGTCCATCGGCAATGCCAAACACGACGACAGCATCTGGCTGACCGCGAAAAAGGCCGACGTCAGCTTTCTTTTCAGCCGCAAGGTGCTGAACCCGAACTACGCGCCAGTCCCGATCAGTAACAAGGCCATCTGCCCGTTCCTGGAAAGCGTGTTTCTTGGTGACGCGTACAGCGAGCCAGTCCTGTTCGGTTTGCATGGCGACGCACTGTGGGACGCCATTGCGCAGCGCCTGCCGCAACAGTACAAGGAAACCGTCGATGAGGACGGCGAGGTCGAAAAGGCGTGCACCTTGCCGCTCGATCCGGCACGCGACACCGAACTGAGGCTGTGGATGAACAATGGCCGCACCAATGCCTGCGTGCAAATCGCCCAGGGACGTGAACTCGCCCGGCCCGAAGCGGCCAACCAGATCCACAGCGGCGCTGGCCTGTTCATGCAATGGGCGCTGGAAAACGGCTGGCTCGAGCGCGCCATGTTCCCCGGGCAGGACGAGCTCATCGACTCCATGCGCCGCAGGGAAGCGCGTCCGTCGCAGCTGGTGCAGCTGGGGCTGACGCGCGGGCTGTGGGACACGCATCTGACGGACGAGCCCGGCCTGCGCCAGTTTGCCTACATTTACTTCCACAACATGGACGGCATCTGGATCAATGCCGATCTGAAGACCATGTTCGGCAAGCGCCAGGGCCAGTACGGTCATGACGAACCCGTGCTCGACGACGATCCGGTCGAGATCTACGACGCCTTGTTCGCGCTCTTCACCAAGCAGTTTGCGACCTGGAAGCAAGCCAATTCCCAGGAATTGGCCTAA